From the genome of Caloenas nicobarica isolate bCalNic1 chromosome 14, bCalNic1.hap1, whole genome shotgun sequence:
TTTGTACAATATATTGACAATTAGCCCTAGGCATGCTggaaaaatgcaggttttatacatgtatatttttcaTCCAGTTCCATAGTTTATGTTAGATCTGGACATAGATACTCCTAAAGGCTACCAAATTAATTCAGACTGTGAAAGAGGTTGTGATTGTCTGGAAAAAGGTTTTCTCAAACTATAACGTAGTTGGTCTTGCTCTGTATATTCAGTCACTcaaaggaaaaggcttttttacTGCAATGGTATGTCAAGGAACCTTATCTGCGTATGAACAGCAAACTGCGACCTCTCTTGTGTCACAAAGCtttactttttgttgtttaaaagtTGAGCATTTCTAAAAATGTACTGTGTCATTCTGATAAAATGAGATATCCCTCTCACTTTGTCACAGTGATACTTTCCATAGGTTTTAAAGCTGTCGTAGGAATAGGAAAAAAGCCATCATAAGAATCAGtggaaaagatttattttaataactgttCGGTGCGGCCAATTACAGGGGGCAATTGCCACGTTACCTGTCTGAAACATTTGTGCATCTGTTATCATGAGTGTTGTGCCCAGAGTTTGATGGGAATTAAGGTCAAGAGAAGGACCATTTTCCTGCAAGGGGAGAAACAGGAATTGATGCACCACTGGATACAGTAGCAATTAAAAACTttggagcattttctgaaaacaggagTACACCCATAgtctattaaagaaaatatgaagtttTTTACCATATTCATTTAGCATTTGATTCTAACAGCACAGAGtgcaaaccaaaagaaaaagtttgtGAGGCTCCAGTGCTATAATGGGCACAAATGTACTTTCTGCAGTTGATtattttaaggcatttgttGTTTATATGAATTATTATGGTATATACAGAGTGAAACCTTTCAGGAAAACTAACTTAAACTTCTATTTGTTTCTACAAGAGAATTCGCTGGAGTGAGAATCAATGTGGGTTCTTAGGTACAGGAGCGTTATGGCTCGCCCTAACGTGTACAAGAGAGCATATGGTTTTGGTAACAAGCTAATAAGAGCAATTAACCTTGTAGTGCACTCATTTGTTGGCCTCAGTTGTTTATAAACCAGgtaataaagatattttaacaTCCTATAGCTTTATAGGAGATTAGTGAAATCAGGCTGTATTTTTCAAGTTAATGCCTAACAGTACTCAGATGACAGTGCGAGcgagaaaaacataaaattaacaGAGAATAAAACATTCAGAGTACTATGCGTTGTGTCTAACCAATAAATATAAtagcaaatatataaatatgtagtatagtttaaagaaataaaaacatgttaaaGGTTGTCATTAGAAGAGGGTCTGTTGTCACAGGATGCGATCATAGATCAGTCGTTCAGCTTGTTCTTGTCACCTTGCAAAGATTATAACAAAAACTGTTTCCAGGCTTATTTaaggtaaaaaataatttttaactcACCTTCTTTGTGCTGCGCAAACACGCAGCGTTTTCTATAACATCTTCCATATCATTGTTCAGAAGGATGAACTTATAAATGAACGGCCTCTCATAGAGCACTGGCCAAAGCTGAGGATTGGGACTTCATTGTTAACTTCAAGAAATCAGTGCTTTCCGATGAAAACTCATAACATTCTTGGCCATAATGTCTTGCTATAATCTTTTCACTTTTTGCACGGGAGCAAGGCAGCCAACCCTTATGTTCTTTTTTGCCACTTGTACAAAACATCTGCTAATATCTGCTTCACACAGTGTCATGAAACTCCGCATCATGCGTGCACGTCACTTGGAGTCATTGTAGGGAATATTTTATGCATAATGAATATTTTGGTCACACAGTATTTAatttaaggggttttttaaaattattttttcatttactacAGCTGGTCTGAGAACCCAGAAGAATGGAAGTTTCAAAAGACAAGACAAACCTGGCTTCTCTTGCACATGTATGATAAAGAGAAGGTTTGTATTAACACTGCTTTTACTCAGAACAACTATGATATGAAGTTTTATACATTAGTTGTAGCTATTCTTTATTAACCAAAACTTGCTAGTCCTAGCCATGCacttttctagtatttttttaatagtttataAATGAATTACTTTTGTTTTAACCAAAATGCTGAATCATTTTAATTGCTTGTgattaatctttttattttgttggtgaTTATTCTCCCGTGTATGCTAGATTTTTGTACTTGATATATGTGATGCATAAATAGAGCAGATCCATGTTTTATGTAAATCTGGAGCTTACTGAGAATTTGAGTCATATCCGTAATTTGAATTTCTGAATGTGGAACCCAATACTGTAAACCACGATTCTCATATTGCTTCAGATATCCCTGGCTCCATATAAGATGTACATCCATATTGCCAAGATGTTAAAATAgctttctcattaaaatataagTGAAACCTGATGTGGATTGTAAAAAGCATAAAGTATAACCAGAAGCTAGGCTTGCATATTACTGAAATCCATTCATTTCTTAACTTAAAAAACAATATAGATTGAATTTCCAGTAGCATCTGACCGTCGTGATATTGAATGGAGGTTTCAGGTCATTCATTTTGTTGTGTAATAGAACAAACATTTAGCTATTTGCAAAGTGCTTCACTTATTGATTCATTTAGTTGACGTTCAGTTACTTTTTGCcggttttttgtgtgtgcactTAGACATTTAAGTGCATACCAATCTTCCTGACCAAATTACTCAGCAGCTCTTAAGCCAATCACCTGACATAGGGTGTTACCTTTATGATTAAAGATACTTTTAGAGAACCAGATAATTAAAAGCAGAGTTTCATGAAGGTAAAAATGTTCACACAgtgtaatgttttaaaaaaaaaatcagttgcagAATACAAATTTGATTGTAGGTGTCCAGCTTGTTTGCACGGTCTTCTATTTTTAAGTTGCTCCTTTAAAAGTCTTTTATCAACTTTTCAAAATCAGTGTAAGCTCTTTAAAGCTACCTAGAAATTGTTTTACAGGGAGAATGACGGTTTTAGTTTTTTACCTGTTTACTTTGGGGTTTGTGTTGAAATATACTGGGAAATAATTAACTGTAAGTAGcgtttgttttctgtagcaaaACACAGCTTAACTCCTTATTTCTCAACGCTGAAATGaaacttcctttctgtttgtttttttttttttttaaatctgatgAAAGTGGTATGATTGATTTAAATTCACATGTTTTGTAGTTTAATAATCAGAGATGCATTGAATATAATGATTAACATCTGCATCCAGATTCAGTAAAGTCAGTAGAACAGCTCAAGTGCTTATCATTAAGTATCTTTCTTCATCAGGACTTCAGGGAGGGCAGACCAGCTTCTTTTGAATATTCTTTTATACCCAAATTCAACCTCCTGGCCATTACAGGATAAAATCTGTTGGATATCCAAGCATGACGAAAATACAAAAGGAGACATGGGTGATTTTCCTTCCTAAGCCACATCTTTGATCTCATGGTGTCACCTACTGCAAAGCCACGCAACAGAGCGAATTGAGTTTCCTGGACTGATTGGCTTCTTTCTGCAAGATATAAGTCGAGGTTTTGAAGTCTTTTGCAACacgaggggtttttttaagtcccTTTAAAATCCATCCGTTGGTTGGCTGACAGCTTCCAAGCCTGCGTACCTACAGTGTATATACTTCTTTAGCATCCAGTATAAAATAAACACGAAATAATTTGTTGATCTTTGTCATCTGGCACAACATTTTTAGTAAGTAGCTCTATCAGCTGTCTTCAGCTTCTGGGCTGCAGGGCCCTGGAGGGATTTCAGCAGCTTCCTCGGAAGGTAACTGAGAAAAATGAGCTTGAGGGCAGCAAACTGAAGTTCTCTGTGCAGGTATCtgcatttgctttgcaaaatttgTGGGCATCTGCAAGTCTAAAAAGTCTGAAAACACCTGAGATTACATAGTAGAATTTGAAAGTGATAACTGTTCTTTTCCTGCCGCTATTTTTTAGTGTTTCCCCATGACGgtaattatttcacttttggGATATCTCTGTATTAGTCAGCTCCAGCGCACATTAGCTGGTTAGAACAGGGGCAAGGTTAGTGTGTgtgagggaggaaaagaaacaagaaaaggtCAAAACGGTTTAACAAAAGCATCATAATAAAATCCCATAAGCATCACTTCCACTTTGCAGACTTGTGGTGGGAGATCTTGATATCTTGATATTTCAAGTCAGCCCAAAAATTGATCTTAGAAGGAGGATTGTGTTCCTTCTTGTAAAACCTCGCCAAGAGTCCCTGAAATTTCAGCTCTTGTACTACTGTATTTGAAGAATTAAAATTCGGATCTAATTAACTTTTTGCTGGCACTTTCTGTGTCCCAGTCCTTGCTATGGCTCTGTTGTATGTGTAAGTTAGGAGGAAATATGATATTATCTTGCCTATGTGGTACTGTGTTGTAAGCACTTGTTGAAATAAACCCAATAGCtgtggtaaagaaaaaaagtcagacttTTTGAACACTTGAGCACTTATCCTCAGGGCCAAGTGCTATATGTTTTCTAGGCTTCAGGCAGCCCCGTGTCTGTCTGCGCACTTAATATTTCTAAGTTTAGAATAGGCTTTTCATTGCCCCTTCCAGCACTTTGCTTAAATACAGAGTGAGGTATGACTATACCGTCAGGTCTGAGAATAAGAGGTATAAATTATGTAGATAATTTGGCTAAGGTTTGAAACGCAGAAATATGGCTCAACTTTAAAAAACTGATACTGTGCATCTGCTTTAAAGGATCACTATCATGCTGGAAAGGTTTGTGTCTGagtggtttttgtcttttattagTACCAGTTTATTGTgagtaaaaaaaattcaaaaattagACACATTTTTAACTAtgtttaaatgtgtttaattcATGTATTATAGCAACACTTAATATATTATCCATTTCactgtaaaattaatattttttttttaatctgtattgTTTCTTTAATGGAAGAGTGTTAGTGTGAAGAATTAGAAGGTTTTCCATAATACATAAGTTCTGAGGCTGAATGCAGATGTTAGTATTGATTTATTACTTTGTAATATCCCTGATTGATGAAGGCAGTGTTGGaatattctttcttcctcttctgttggTGTGATAGAAGTTTTAGTGATCAAAGTTATGCTGCCAAATGTCGATGGAAAAATAAGTTGTAAATTAAGTATCTGTTGaagctctgccttctctgaaATGTTGATACTTTGCAGAATTGAAATGGCCCTTGAATAATTAGTCTCGAATCCTTTAAATACTTACGTATGTGTTTAACTTGACTCATGTCGAGTATGCCTTTTAGAGTTATATGTGTGAAGTTAAACACGGgggaaaatatttgcaggatTAGGTCATTTTAACATCTCGTGATTTACAGCAAAAATATTCTCTATTGGCTGAAGCCTGTTCCACAGATACACAATAAAGTTAAGATATGCTCAGCGTAGATCTGTTCACCTGATACTTTTGAAAGTACATTTGCTTGAAATACTGAATAAATCATTCAAAAGTCTTTGCTAGGTTATTGCCAAGATTATTTATGTAACGATCATTTAAATGGTATGTAGTACTAGATAAGCTAAAATTTAACCTATGACTAGTTAATTAGAAAGGGAGTGAAACTGGAGTAATGCAACTGTAGCTGACTAAACTGCTTTTAACATTAGACATGTTAGTAGAGCCTATCAGTTTTAGTCAGCATgatctaaaaattatttccatatgtctgaattcattttatttttcaaattaaattctATTCCTTTGTACAAGCATTCTGTCAAATGCTTGATGGTGGGTGGTATCTCATCTtaggaaacaaataattttgggTAGGGGAGAGGGTAATTCCAGAAAAATTCTTTCCTCAGACATGTGCATGCAATTCTCACTGAATTTCGTAAGGTTTGCATACACGTTTCCAAAAGTAGGGTTTGGCtagtgtgttttggttttggggggtttttttaaattttatttttcttccaacaaCCCTCACAGCCTTGAGCTCACTGTCAGGGAGTGTTTGCATTTGCTGATCAGCATTTCCACATCTGCTTAGAATTTCCTCTCAGATGCTTTGCCCATCTGAGCACATGACAGTCTTCTCACCATGGTCCATCCCTCCGGCAGCTGGAACCTTGGCAAGAAACACTTTGACTCGGAGGTGGGCATTGGCAAACGCAAAAGCCCATGCAGTTCTCCTAATTATCTTCCAGGTGATGGCTTGACATGATTGCGAATGAGTAttgagacagaagaaaataaagcagggtttttttttttttcccttccttgtttttttgctttaaaggtTCCAGACAAGTATTTCACCATTTTGCTGGATTACCTGCAAGGGCTTCAAGGCAGCGCACGAGACCtaactgtgcagaaagctgaaGCTTTTATGAAGGAATTTGATGGTTCCGATGCAGAAGACCCAAACCTGTTGGAGAAGTGCGAGCGCATACGACAAGTTCTGCAACTGCTGTCCTGAGAGTGTTTTTGTGTCTTGATGGTTGCTGGAGAGAAAGATAGGATGTTGTATACAGAGACTATAAATCAGTTGTAAAGACATTTTATAATAAGAATCCTTATACTAAATTTTCAAACTTTATactcctaattttttttccaattgcaAATATTTATCATGTTTTGAggtgatgaaataaaaataacctaTTTGGTCCATAGACATGCTATTAAAAGTAACCTTACTGCAtatctttagaaaaataaacctCTCTTCCTCATTAGTTTTTCTCCACCTCCCCCTGTAATTACTGTTAAATAAGAGGAGCTTTGCAGTTCTTAATAAGAAGAGCAGAGGAACCAACAAAAAGCCTTGGAGGGTCTTTTACAAtggcagcttttaaaatgagCGTACAGTACAGTGCGTGCTCAGCCAGCTGTAATCTATCACTTTCAGCTTCAGAAGTCTGCCACTTGGATTTGGGAAAGATCATTTTCAGTCTGTTGAACACGGATTGTATAACTCAGTTGCTTATTAGTACTTCACATGGCGATCTGGAGATACCATCAGCTTTGTTAGGtttcctttcatattttaaagttttcaaaTGCGTTATGGCAATTGTTTAGATGTTCAGATAATGCACAGATGGGAACAGATCAAATCCTTTGACTATATGTAGTGAAATCATCTCATTATGGCTAAACTTACCCTGCAAGACGTGCTGAGCTGTGACATTTTGGATCTAGCCTGCCAATATTgcattttcatctttctcttgTAATTGGCATACAAAAGAGTTAATTTGTGTTCGTTCACTTTGACGTGGGACATTTGTCTCCTGTGAACGTGCTGAAAACGAGTCTTTCAAGTAAAAACCAAGGACATTAATTACTCAAAAGTCGGATGATTGGCTTATTTAATGACACTTGTATTCAGATAGCGTTCTTGACCTGATTCTTTAATGTTTCTGCAAACATTGTTCATACTTTATTAATAACAAGTATATGAAATGTGTAGTGTTTTAGAAGAGTGGCCATCTTTGGGAATTACGGCTTTAATTTGGATGGGTGAAGGAGGGAGGATCTCTGGATATGCGGGCCTAATTTTTCAATAAGAAGCATTTGAGTGGATTTGACAGCCTTCACAGCCATGGATTACCACAAATCTTTACAAGTATGAAATATATTACTAGTAACAAATAACTTATGCTTTCTGACTTCTTCAAGATGATgttttcagccaaaaaaaagaCTAGAGACCAGCATGCgctgctcctgtgctggagTTTAACCCAACGGTGAGCAGAATTGAGTAGCCATGGCTGGTCTCTCCATTGAGCTGCTGATGGTTCCTCACCATGGAGCGACGGTTGGGTGAGGGCTGCAGAGGATGCATCCAGTGTCAGAGCCTTTCTGAGGCCCAAAGAAGTGATACCGACATTTAGTGAACTCATATGAGATCATTGAATCTTATATTTTATGTCTGAGAATATGCAGCTGGGAAGAACTACTGTCACTCTGAGCAGAAGctgatacttttttctttccatcaggAAAAACAGTAATTTCTCAGGGGTGAAGTtttcaatgttttattttcGGCGTTTTTTTGTGACTTTATGATTGCATTTTAGGTGTCAGAGAAGAAATTGTGTTCTCTCTCAAGATATTTGAAAATCGCCACTTTTGACTTCTATCACACAAAAATGTGGGTCCTCATTGTGCATTTAGTATAGCTTGTAGCTTAAAAGCATGAGCACATTGCAACCATATTTTGGAAGAGACTTGTAAAAAAGATCATCAAGGTAAGGTCCAGGCCAAAAGACATGAACCTTTTATGATTTCAACAGATTTGGCAAGATTTGCCTTTCTTGGACCTTGCTTCTGACCACGTGCAAATCTTGACAAATCTGTGAGAAGGGAGACTTTGTAGATCAAGAATGTcgtatttctttttatatccATTAATATTAAAAGCACATAAGGCCTGCCAATCTGGAGTCCATGTGAACAATGACATTTGGAGCCTCTCACCAGTGCAGTAACACACGCCTGCGAGTGAGGTCCTGCTCCGCGCTCCTCTTCcaaagctgcagctccagctctccCTTCAGCGCCGCCGATTGCTGGGTGAAGGACATCGGGCTTTGGCCTCCGCTTCTTGCAGTTATGGAAAATTCAGAAGCTAAAAAGTAAGGTAATTGTTGCTGTGGTTGTGTTTGGTAGCGAAAGCAAAGTATGATGTTTTCTGCCATGTGTCCCTTGGTGTGTGACGTTGTCAGTGGCGTCTGGAAATTGGGTAAAAGTCTTGTAAAACTTCTTTGGTATTGGTACTGTATATGTCTCGGTTTTCAAAGCTcaataggaaatattttaagtgttgtGTTACACTTGATGTCATAGTGCAAATAGGAAAGGACACTtaattgcattttgcttttttactttGCCCCTTTTCTTAAAGAATCTTCAGCTGGTTGGCAAGCAAGTCATCTTCAGTTGCCCATGAAatgcaaaaacacacacatttttgaGAGACACGTGTTGCTAGGCCCATTTTAAAGACAAGATTGTGAAGACCCAGACAGCTTACCCAACACAGCGTGCAAATGCAGTAGCATCTCTGGCAGTCAAATTCGGTCTTTTCCATATGCTGGCCACCAGGCCAGCTTCTGCTTCCTGCTCAGCTCGGGGTTTCAATCTAGAGATTTGCATTGCGTGATGAATAAGTATAGCAAGATTTCCTCcatcatgtattttaaatgatgtattttaaattatggaACGTATAATCAGTTATTGAATTCCTGTAGCTGGTCAAAGCTGTACAGGAAAACATATTGAGGCACTTTGTTCACTTTGTCGTTTGGTCACATAGAATTTTTAAATCTCAGCATCGCTTGTAGCTTAGGCAAACAAATGGATACAGATAGGACAAAGTCGTATCTGTGCATCCATTTAAATCACTCTACTGTGTTAATAAAAACTGCATCCAAGGCTGGAAGTAACAGTGTGTATAGACTGACAAATTACATCTTTGTCTGCCTACTCTAATTGTCTTCTAGTTGAGTTAATCTGTATTGTGTAGCTCTGGCTAGAAGAATTCATATCCTAAGAGAATGCTGAAGTCAGGACTTCTGGGCAAAGTAAAGGAATGTTAATTACTTAGAATTGCTTAAAGCTGGAACTCTGCCTCTAATGGAAGTACTAATTACTCAAAATTTGACAATGTAAAAAGTTCCTTTTAATTTGGCTGATCCTTGCTATGGATTGTGTATCTTCTTGGTTCTCCACTGTCTGCCCacaattttaatttgttatcACTGTTGTAAAATTACTGAGTAAGTGAATTCTCCGTTCTTATTTGGAAAGGGTGTGTGGCAGTTACTGAATGTGTagtttatttccttatttcctcTCACTGGAGAATAGCgctgctgtgtttctgttgaTTTTAAAGCAGGGTGACTCCTGACTCATCTCCCATAATTTCAAATAGCTTAGAAATACACTTCTTTGGTTTGAGCTTGGggatgttttttttaaaattctgccaCTAAGGCCAAGTAATGAATGTTAAAATCTACTCACATTTCTGCAAATcagtgtcagaaaaaaaaaaaatcataaaagagATTTAAGTTGCAAAATCAAGCACTTTGAAAATTAGAAAGCATAAGAATGGAAATTGTctgtgtaattttaattttactccTTCACGCATATGTAGTGTGATTCAACCTCTAATTATGTCATTATGTTGTGTATAACTGATAAGTCGGttattcagtgttttccttGCCGTTCTGCTGCTATTCTTGTTCTCAAAATTTAGGTCTACAAAGTAGTACTACAGCCAGAGAAATACCTTTGCTGTGTGGATTTGATCCTGCACAGAAGAAATAAGTAGGAACTTTCCTGTTCATTTGGTATAGAAACTGGTCATTGATGTTTCATCACAAATATTCCCTTTTAAACGTGTTTTAATGTTCTGATTCATTTGCAGTCAAAATACTGA
Proteins encoded in this window:
- the C14H7orf50 gene encoding uncharacterized protein C7orf50 homolog isoform X2, with protein sequence MREAGISIKKVVPKKQSAPELALAYLTSWSENPEEWKFQKTRQTWLLLHMYDKEKVPDKYFTILLDYLQGLQGSARDLTVQKAEAFMKEFDGSDAEDPNLLEKCERIRQVLQLLS